ATACTCTATCCGTCTTATCCTTGTTCTACTAAGAAGTCTCTCTTTAtcactcaaaatattttcaatttgcttAAAAACTGATACATCAAAGCATGAGAAATTGGAGGTTTTAGTGTGATTGGTGCTGGAGACGAGGCGCGTCTTTTCATTCCATTTCCCCAAAACTTCGTTTCTCCAAGTTCCAAATTCAGAAGAAAAATCtgacaaacaattttcaaagTCCGAGACTTTAACTCTTTTGGTTCCATCATTGCCCTCAAGGTTTAAACCCTTCCTTTTACGAAGATCCTCATTGTTTTGAACAAGTTCATTTTTTGCCTTTAGGGAGGACTCTAAAAAGTCCCTTAAGTCACCTCTACACTCTTCCAGAGCAGATTCATCCTCTTCCTTAATGACATTATCCCAGGAGCTCCCTGGCTTCGGGAAGCGCATGGAGGTTGAAAgtactttttgtaattgtattCGCATTTCAAGAAGTTTGTCGTACATGATCAATTGATTGCGGATATGATTTCCTTTTTCTACTTCTGAATcgtctttttcaaataataattgggATGAGTCGACTTCCATATCATTACTCTCATCCAGTGTGGCAAAATGATCTTCTCCATCATCCTCCGAATTCTCGTCATCACTTTCTTTTTCAAGTTCAATTTTTACTTCGCCATCAGCTTCTTCTTCCTCGTTATCATATTCAgattcttcctcttcttctaaTTCAGCGTTCTCCTCTGAGTCTTGATCATCATTCTCTTCTGATCCAATTTCAAACATATGTCCCAACTCGGCCTCTTCCTGTTCATTTTTGTCCAAATCCTTTCGAGACACCTTTTCCCCGGAATATCTGGGATCTAATTCCGATAACGTAGGAAGATTAGCAGTCCTCAAATGACTTAATGATTTATCGTTGTTCGCTTCCGTCACTTCCTCATCGGAATCTAAATCATCTCCAACCGTTCGGGGTCGCTCTAGCTCATCATCTAAAATATCTTCAGCTTTTTCTCCTTCAAGAGCTGCTAATAGCTTCTCACTCagagtttttggttttttcggCATTCCGTTGAgtatactaatttataattaatataatttgggagtagaaaactatcaaatattatttaatattaattaattaatattgaatgtaGTGTATACACGTGTATTTTCCCGTACGACTACAAATGTTGCAATaccttatttatatttgttgtgatacatttttaaaaatgtattcttggAAAAAGGCATAAAAATATCACGCaacttatgtaaaatattactcaaaaataggtgaaatatagttattaattaattaattatagagtcgttagcaatttttttgtttaaggaatcagttaaaaaatatattataaaaaagtagacgaaaacctataaataataaacttacaGCTATCAGTCAAAATCAAgggaatttataatttatagaaactAAAGATATGTTAGTATGGTCGAGTGAAATGGAGTCTCAgttcttacaaatataaaaatatttatgaaatacgTTATTCCTATGATTAGATGAGTTTTTATTGAGGCTTGAGAGAGGATGaaaaaaccttaattttaaAAGTGCATCGAGTTTGCATTGACCGTATTGCTACTATATGACGTCAAAGTTACGTCATGGTAATTTAACTAAACAATGTTAATGTGTAAACAAAGTTGCTCAACTTACGAAAAGTCcgaaaacaatattatttgtacTACCTATTTCATTGatactaattattataaagtgcggaaaataattcaaaaaaattactaaggaTTTGGGTCATCCTAGATGAGTGATAACGATAGCGTAAAAAATGAAACGACTGAAGGAGAGGAGATGCAACTATCTGACACTCAAAATACAGAGCCTCCTCTCACAGAAGAGGAATATAGCATTCTCCGTTCAAACATGAGTGGCATGAGGTAATTTTGCAAATCCTTTCTTTTGAAAGAGCAtcaaattttgatgaatttcAAGTTTTCTAGTAGCACGTTTCAACGCCTAATTGAACCTTCTGAAGCCCAAGTGAAATGGTCTGAATCTAATCAGGAATTGTTTAATGAATTAACACGTGCAGATACTCTTGAGAACAATCCTGGGTTTGTGAATCCTAATCAGATATTTCAGCCGGAGATCGTTGATGGGGAAAGCAGTCGTGATGATAAGGATACGTTCACATTAATACAAAACTTTCAACCGATTCTGAGACACACACTCTCATTTCCGTCCACGGAGCAATTTCCAGGGGAATACGGATTTCATTGCGTTTTTGAGAAACTcaatagtaattataaaaacaagttCTGGGAGGTAAATCatcatccaaaaattaattaacttccATTGATCAACAATactatataaacaaatattggaTCTAGGAAAATTTGCCAccatgatttttataaaaatatttttaaaaagcttatTATTGAGcacttccaaaattatttaactgttatttgatttgaatgttTATTTCTTGATATGCTAATATTAGGAATCTTAGGAAATTATTTTACAGAGCTGATGCAATTATTTTCCAGAACAGGGATAggaatgttaaatattttcctacaaaCGTGAAGGATGATCATGCATTCACCTCAAAGACTGTCCTAAAACCTCTAATAGAATTAAAGTATTAACATTTCTACGTTTTAAACTATGTGCTATAATTTAATCATCGGCCAATTATCTACTAGGAAGTGAGGACTGTATCAAATATTTGCTCTTTGGTTGCAAAGAAGACACCCTTTTCCTTGACATCCTCGACacacagaaaatataatttgccaaatgttttttagaaaatatatttgctttattCGATATTGGTCTATAATTGGGTTTCTAAtacgaataataaattttgtttacaaatattattctaatatattaaatatcccAAATAATAGCATATTTTTAGGCTAtagatattcaaatcaaataacagTTAAATTTTCCACACGGCGAGTTTACCTTGAcaccataaatattaataacattttgtataatttatattcaatttagttCTCCCAAAAATTGAACAAACTCTATATTGAATTCAATAAGAACATTCAGATTTGCTTTAAACTAAAGCCAGGAAAGGACTGTTCAGACCTTTTTGTTCGAGCTATGGTTGTATACGCGGAGGAAGCATCTGTGAAGGAGCCCGTTCTTCG
The genomic region above belongs to Lepeophtheirus salmonis chromosome 8, UVic_Lsal_1.4, whole genome shotgun sequence and contains:
- the LOC121121459 gene encoding protein AATF produces the protein MPKKPKTLSEKLLAALEGEKAEDILDDELERPRTVGDDLDSDEEVTEANNDKSLSHLRTANLPTLSELDPRYSGEKVSRKDLDKNEQEEAELGHMFEIGSEENDDQDSEENAELEEEEESEYDNEEEEADGEVKIELEKESDDENSEDDGEDHFATLDESNDMEVDSSQLLFEKDDSEVEKGNHIRNQLIMYDKLLEMRIQLQKVLSTSMRFPKPGSSWDNVIKEEDESALEECRGDLRDFLESSLKAKNELVQNNEDLRKRKGLNLEGNDGTKRVKVSDFENCLSDFSSEFGTWRNEVLGKWNEKTRLVSSTNHTKTSNFSCFDVSVFKQIENILSDKERLLSRTRIRRIEYDILGEEDWDEKEDPDIFDDGDFYHQLLRELISAKTAGVEDPNELGRQWLEVQKIRSKMKKKLAIDTKASKGRKIRYDIHAKLVNFMAPVYFETMNDEAKNELYSSLFGRRPGGTVEP